In one Nocardioides sp. NBC_00368 genomic region, the following are encoded:
- a CDS encoding mechanosensitive ion channel family protein, translating to MSIPPNPPLVSVSWSTLGEWVIGIPLRILGLIVLAIVLRWVLHRVTDKVVNRAVEAPALAGKITKMHEAGEEIHASSRRSQRAQAIGSLFKSVITGVLVAIFATMILDQLGINIAPIIASAGIVGLALGFGAQSLVRDYLSGIFMIIEDQYGVGDSIEVNNISGTVEAVTLRITRLRSLDGTVWYIPNGEILTVGNHSQNWARAVIDVGVGYNEDLTKVQRVLREVSHDLWIDEDFKGQIIEEPEVTGVEALAADAITVRVLVKTLPLKQWAVAREMRQRIKARLDYEGIEIPFPQRVIWHREEKAAAAQDEKANA from the coding sequence ATGTCCATTCCCCCGAATCCCCCTCTGGTCTCGGTCTCCTGGTCGACGCTCGGCGAATGGGTGATCGGCATCCCGCTGCGCATCCTCGGCCTGATCGTCCTGGCGATCGTGCTCCGCTGGGTGCTTCACCGGGTGACCGACAAGGTCGTCAACCGTGCCGTGGAGGCACCGGCGCTGGCCGGGAAGATCACCAAGATGCACGAGGCGGGCGAGGAGATCCACGCGAGCTCCCGTCGCAGCCAGCGTGCCCAGGCGATCGGTTCGCTCTTCAAGAGCGTCATCACCGGCGTCCTGGTCGCGATCTTCGCCACCATGATCCTGGACCAGCTGGGCATCAACATCGCCCCGATCATCGCCTCGGCCGGGATCGTCGGTCTGGCGCTCGGTTTCGGCGCGCAGTCGCTGGTGCGGGACTACCTGTCCGGGATCTTCATGATCATCGAGGACCAGTACGGCGTCGGTGACAGCATCGAGGTCAACAACATCAGCGGCACCGTCGAGGCGGTGACGCTGCGGATCACCCGGCTGCGCTCGCTCGACGGCACGGTCTGGTACATCCCCAACGGCGAGATCCTCACGGTCGGCAACCACAGCCAGAACTGGGCCCGCGCCGTCATCGACGTCGGCGTCGGCTACAACGAGGACCTCACCAAGGTGCAGCGCGTGCTCCGCGAGGTCTCCCACGACCTGTGGATCGACGAGGACTTCAAGGGCCAGATCATCGAGGAGCCCGAGGTCACCGGTGTCGAGGCGCTCGCCGCCGACGCGATCACCGTGCGGGTCCTCGTCAAGACCCTGCCGCTCAAGCAGTGGGCGGTCGCCCGCGAGATGCGCCAGCGGATCAAGGCGCGCCTCGACTACGAGGGCATCGAGATCCCGTTCCCGCAGCGGGTCATCTGGCACCGTGAGGAGAAGGCGGCCGCAGCCCAGGACGAGAAGGCCAACGCCTGA
- the helR gene encoding RNA polymerase recycling motor ATPase HelR, whose translation MQAFDLAGRHDAKADPALIADDEQHFAAIGQSLEEQISELNERLDDVRRRPGGHGQEAMDRDLEVHRIGGQLRMLRRFSLDLCLGRIVTESGSTIYIGRLGLTASDGRRLLVDWRSPAAEPFFAATHAEPRGLLSRRRYRWTNGRITDYWDEVFTAEGLEGHAALDDQSAFIATLGSSRSSRMRDVLGTIQSDQDAIIRASSRGALVVDGGPGTGKTVVALHRTAYLLYSDPRLGEGKGGVLFVGPHEPYLSYVADVLPSLGEEGVRTTTLRRMIPEGDALAPETDPEVTRLKADARMVAAIEPAVALYEKPPSKPTLVETPYGDAVISVSDWAEAIAAAEQGTPHNDARDLVWDALLRIVTDRIQQNGASDPDRDYDADLDDWGDSPLDEDEFDAYGLVDEDATDALRASLETNAGLLDVFGEVWPRLRPADIVGDLWEVPAFLRMCAPWLTPEQVKQLQREDPQAWTEADLPLIDAAHRRLGDPDASRRRSAKKAAAAADRKAKAAVVSDLISHDDSEMKVMSMLRGQDVRTALLDDSVREPEELDPYAGPFAHIVVDEAQELTDAEWQMLISRCPSRSFTIVGDRAQARHGFTESWQERLERVGLDRIEMAGLSINYRTPEEVMTEAEPVIRAALPDANVPTSIRASGIPVTHGPVADLDAILDTWLAEHDEGIACVIAAGSGDHNEGRVRRLSPEHAKGLEFDLVVLIDPETYGTGIEGAVDRYVAMTRATEQLVILTT comes from the coding sequence TTGCAAGCATTCGATCTCGCGGGCCGTCACGATGCCAAGGCGGACCCGGCACTGATCGCCGATGACGAGCAGCACTTCGCTGCCATCGGGCAGAGTCTCGAGGAGCAGATCTCCGAGCTGAACGAACGGCTGGACGACGTACGCCGCCGGCCGGGCGGGCACGGGCAGGAGGCGATGGACCGCGATCTGGAGGTGCACCGGATCGGCGGGCAGCTGCGGATGCTGCGCAGGTTCAGCCTGGACCTGTGCCTGGGGCGGATCGTCACCGAGTCCGGCAGCACGATCTACATCGGGCGGCTCGGGCTCACCGCCAGCGACGGCCGGCGGCTGCTCGTCGACTGGCGCTCGCCGGCGGCGGAGCCGTTCTTCGCGGCCACGCACGCCGAGCCGCGCGGGCTGCTGAGCCGGCGCCGTTACCGCTGGACCAACGGCCGGATCACCGACTACTGGGACGAGGTCTTCACCGCCGAGGGACTCGAGGGGCATGCCGCGCTCGACGACCAGTCGGCCTTCATCGCGACCCTCGGCAGCAGCCGGTCCTCACGGATGCGCGACGTGCTCGGCACGATCCAGTCCGACCAGGACGCGATCATCCGGGCATCGTCACGGGGCGCGCTGGTCGTCGACGGCGGTCCGGGGACGGGCAAGACCGTGGTGGCGCTGCACCGCACGGCGTACCTCCTCTACTCCGACCCGCGCCTGGGCGAGGGCAAGGGTGGGGTGCTGTTCGTGGGACCGCACGAGCCCTATCTCTCCTACGTCGCCGACGTGCTGCCGAGCCTGGGCGAGGAGGGCGTACGCACCACCACGCTGCGCCGGATGATCCCGGAGGGCGACGCGCTGGCGCCCGAGACGGATCCGGAGGTCACCCGGCTCAAGGCCGACGCCCGGATGGTCGCCGCGATCGAGCCGGCGGTCGCGCTCTACGAGAAGCCGCCGTCGAAGCCGACCCTCGTCGAGACCCCCTACGGCGACGCGGTGATCAGCGTCAGCGACTGGGCCGAGGCGATCGCCGCGGCGGAGCAGGGTACGCCGCACAACGACGCCCGCGACCTGGTCTGGGACGCGCTGCTGCGGATCGTGACCGACCGGATCCAGCAGAACGGCGCGAGCGACCCCGACCGCGACTACGACGCCGACCTCGACGACTGGGGAGACTCGCCCCTGGACGAGGACGAGTTCGACGCTTACGGCCTGGTCGACGAGGACGCCACCGACGCGCTGCGCGCTTCGCTGGAGACCAACGCCGGGCTGCTCGACGTCTTCGGCGAGGTCTGGCCGCGGCTGCGGCCCGCCGACATCGTCGGCGACCTGTGGGAGGTGCCGGCGTTCCTGCGGATGTGCGCGCCATGGCTCACGCCCGAGCAGGTGAAGCAGCTGCAGCGGGAGGACCCCCAGGCATGGACCGAGGCGGATCTGCCACTGATCGACGCAGCCCATCGTCGGCTCGGCGATCCCGACGCGTCCCGTCGCCGCAGCGCCAAGAAGGCGGCCGCGGCCGCCGACCGCAAGGCGAAGGCCGCGGTCGTCTCGGACCTGATCAGCCACGACGACTCCGAGATGAAGGTGATGTCGATGCTGCGCGGCCAGGACGTACGCACCGCGCTCTTGGACGACTCGGTGCGGGAGCCCGAGGAGCTCGACCCGTACGCCGGCCCGTTCGCGCACATCGTCGTCGACGAGGCCCAGGAGCTGACCGACGCCGAGTGGCAGATGCTGATCAGTCGCTGCCCCTCGCGCAGCTTCACGATCGTCGGCGACCGCGCCCAGGCGCGCCACGGGTTCACCGAGTCGTGGCAGGAACGGCTCGAGCGCGTGGGCCTGGACCGGATCGAGATGGCCGGCCTGAGCATCAACTACCGCACGCCCGAGGAGGTGATGACCGAGGCCGAGCCGGTCATCCGCGCCGCACTCCCCGACGCCAACGTGCCGACCTCGATCCGCGCCTCCGGCATCCCGGTCACCCACGGCCCCGTCGCTGACCTCGACGCGATCCTGGACACCTGGCTCGCCGAGCACGACGAGGGCATCGCCTGCGTCATCGCCGCAGGTTCAGGCGACCACAACGAAGGCCGAGTACGCCGCCTCAGCCCCGAGCACGCCAAGGGGCTCGAGTTCGACCTGGTCGTCCTCATCGACCCCGAGACGTACGGGACCGGGATCGAGGGTGCCGTGGACCGCTATGTCGCAATGACCCGGGCTACCGAGCAGCTGGTGATCCTGACGACCTGA
- a CDS encoding mycothiol-dependent nitroreductase Rv2466c family protein has translation MTQTTPAEKTAADFWFDPACPFAWITSRWILEVEKVRDVEVTWHIMSLAYLNQDKDIPEDYRKMLSTAWGPVRVCMAVQNEYGQEKLAEIYTALGTRRHVEGRDFDRALIEEALASVGLPVELADAMDDSGYDEAIAKSHHEGMDQVGNDVGTPTIAMNGSAFFGPVISKAPKGEEAGKLWDGFQLITAYPYVYELKRARVHDLDFS, from the coding sequence ATGACGCAGACCACTCCCGCCGAGAAGACCGCCGCCGACTTCTGGTTCGACCCCGCCTGTCCGTTCGCCTGGATCACCTCGCGCTGGATCCTCGAGGTGGAGAAGGTGCGCGACGTCGAGGTGACGTGGCACATCATGAGCCTGGCGTACCTCAACCAGGACAAGGACATCCCCGAGGACTACCGGAAGATGCTCTCGACCGCGTGGGGCCCGGTGCGGGTCTGCATGGCGGTGCAGAACGAGTACGGGCAGGAGAAGCTCGCCGAGATCTACACCGCGCTGGGCACCCGTCGTCACGTCGAGGGCCGCGACTTCGACCGCGCGCTGATCGAGGAGGCGCTGGCCTCGGTGGGGCTGCCCGTCGAGCTTGCCGACGCGATGGACGACTCCGGCTACGACGAGGCCATCGCGAAGTCGCACCACGAGGGCATGGACCAGGTCGGCAACGACGTGGGCACCCCGACGATCGCGATGAACGGCTCGGCCTTCTTCGGTCCGGTCATCTCCAAGGCACCCAAGGGTGAGGAGGCCGGAAAGCTCTGGGACGGGTTCCAGCTGATCACGGCCTACCCCTACGTCTACGAGCTCAAGCGCGCCCGGGTGCACGACCTCGACTTCAGCTGA
- a CDS encoding L,D-transpeptidase family protein: MRLSIDRRTGLIGGVVAVVATAAAMFSLLPSNAGAATTVVLDGVSVSVPYGGAQVVTVNRSSGTYANVRFWVKVDGKWTQKFMTTKGRIGSGGLVPRDQRKQGTSTTPMGTFSLMSTFGTHAKASTQKLNHIKITSESYWVQDNNSAYYNRYRLKSQGGFRYWLPASDVNSSERLAAYPTQYEYAVVIKYNYDNPVRYRGAGIFLHVNGSGATGGCVSVPRWMMKEYFNLLDPTKKPVIAIGA; the protein is encoded by the coding sequence GTGAGACTCTCGATCGACCGGAGAACAGGCCTGATCGGCGGTGTCGTCGCCGTCGTGGCGACCGCCGCTGCCATGTTCTCGCTTCTGCCCTCGAACGCCGGCGCCGCGACGACGGTGGTCCTCGACGGCGTCTCGGTCTCCGTCCCCTACGGCGGCGCTCAGGTCGTCACCGTGAACCGCTCGTCCGGGACGTACGCCAACGTCCGGTTCTGGGTGAAGGTCGACGGGAAGTGGACCCAGAAGTTCATGACCACCAAGGGGCGTATCGGCTCCGGCGGGCTCGTTCCGCGCGACCAGCGCAAGCAGGGCACGAGCACCACCCCGATGGGCACCTTCAGCCTGATGTCGACCTTCGGCACCCACGCCAAGGCCAGCACCCAGAAGCTGAACCACATCAAGATCACCAGCGAGTCCTACTGGGTCCAGGACAACAACTCGGCCTACTACAACCGCTACCGCCTCAAGTCCCAGGGCGGCTTCCGCTACTGGCTCCCGGCCAGCGACGTGAACAGCTCCGAGCGGCTGGCGGCCTACCCGACGCAGTACGAGTACGCGGTCGTCATCAAGTACAACTACGACAACCCCGTCCGCTACCGCGGTGCCGGGATCTTCCTGCACGTCAACGGCTCGGGTGCGACCGGCGGCTGCGTCAGCGTGCCGCGCTGGATGATGAAGGAGTACTTCAACCTCCTCGACCCCACCAAGAAGCCGGTCATCGCCATCGGCGCCTGA
- a CDS encoding TIGR03086 family metal-binding protein — MTTSDEAGILSRALDQTGDLLDRVHADTVSRPTPCNQWDVGALADHVIADGPNFVTMLRGGQPDWSAPTPHVSESWGPAFKVGADDVLHAWDQGTGPDGWEGGASVPLGMIVAEYAVHSWDLAQALGVPSSELDPELAEVGLEFMQASLKPEMREGAFAPEVAAPEGAGAYERLAAFAGRQVS, encoded by the coding sequence GTGACTACTTCAGACGAGGCAGGAATTCTCTCGAGGGCGCTGGACCAGACCGGCGACCTGCTCGACCGGGTGCACGCCGACACCGTCTCGCGGCCGACGCCGTGCAACCAGTGGGACGTCGGCGCGCTGGCGGACCACGTGATCGCGGACGGCCCCAACTTCGTCACGATGCTTCGTGGCGGTCAGCCCGACTGGAGCGCGCCGACCCCGCACGTCAGCGAGAGCTGGGGGCCGGCGTTCAAGGTCGGGGCCGACGACGTGCTGCACGCCTGGGACCAGGGCACCGGCCCTGACGGCTGGGAGGGCGGCGCGTCGGTGCCGCTCGGCATGATCGTGGCCGAGTACGCCGTGCACTCCTGGGACCTCGCGCAGGCGCTCGGCGTCCCGTCCTCCGAGCTCGACCCGGAGCTGGCCGAGGTGGGTCTGGAGTTCATGCAGGCGAGCCTGAAGCCGGAGATGCGCGAGGGAGCGTTCGCTCCCGAGGTGGCGGCGCCCGAGGGTGCTGGGGCGTACGAGCGGCTGGCTGCTTTCGCCGGACGGCAGGTCTCCTGA
- the pepN gene encoding aminopeptidase N, which yields MPGTNLTRAEATARAALLDVLSYDIELDLTTGAETFGSTTTITFTSTEAGASTFADLVDATVHEITLNGVALDPATAYQDSRIQLDGLAAENVLVVKADCTYSHTGEGLHRFVDPADDRVYLYSQFEVPDARRVYTTFEQPDLKSVFTFHVTAPEGWKVVSNAVTPEPKPLGDGRATWDFEPTKKMSTYITALIAGEYHEVQDVYEGKFGTIPLGHYCRQSLVPYLDRDEVVKITKQGFEFFEDAFDFPYPFGKYDQLYVPEYNMGAMENAGAVTLRDEYLPRSKQPRSFYDFRASVILHEMAHMWFGDLVTMKWWDDLWLNESFAEWACYHAQANATEFTDAWTGFTNARKQTGYRQDQLPTTHPIAADNYDLQAVEVNFDMITYAKGASVLKQLVAWVGLEPFLEGLKAYFKEFAYGNSEFKDLLRHLEAASGRELQGWAQEWLQTAGVNTLAPEFTLAEDGSYAAFAVRQSAAADYPTLRRHRIGLGLYDLVDGALVRRDAFEIDVTGELTSVPQLEGVKQPDLLLLNEGDLTYAKIRLDERSLATALSSLSALDDSLSRALIWGAAWDMTRDAEMRASDFVELVLANIGQETDAWGVTRIPVFAAQAVNSFSAPANRDALKARWESGLKSLLEAAAPSSDHQLTFARTYASAARSKAAIADLQGLLSGDLAYDGLEIDQDLRWALVTGLAASGTFGEAEIDAELERDNTISGKEKAAAARAAQPTAEAKEAAWDAVVVRTDVANETARSIVLSFQRSGQDEVLAPYIDRYFEAADTLWDHLGTHRASTVLEFIFPKPAASPELLEKADKWLETSPAEPAAKRFVREGRDEVARALAAQERDAQ from the coding sequence ATGCCTGGAACCAATCTGACGCGCGCCGAGGCCACCGCTAGAGCCGCACTCCTCGACGTCCTCTCGTACGACATCGAACTCGACCTCACCACGGGTGCTGAGACCTTCGGTTCGACGACGACGATCACCTTCACCTCCACCGAGGCCGGCGCCTCGACCTTCGCCGATCTCGTCGACGCGACCGTCCACGAGATCACGCTCAACGGCGTCGCGCTCGACCCCGCAACGGCCTACCAGGACTCGCGGATCCAGCTCGACGGCCTCGCGGCCGAGAACGTGCTGGTCGTCAAGGCCGACTGCACCTACTCCCACACCGGCGAGGGCCTGCACCGCTTCGTCGACCCCGCCGACGACCGCGTCTACCTCTACTCCCAGTTCGAGGTCCCCGACGCCCGCCGCGTCTACACCACCTTCGAGCAGCCCGACCTCAAGTCCGTCTTCACCTTCCACGTGACCGCTCCCGAGGGCTGGAAGGTCGTCTCCAACGCCGTCACGCCCGAGCCGAAGCCGCTGGGCGACGGCCGCGCGACCTGGGACTTCGAGCCCACCAAGAAGATGTCGACCTACATCACCGCATTGATCGCCGGTGAGTACCACGAGGTCCAGGACGTCTACGAGGGCAAGTTCGGCACGATCCCGCTGGGCCACTACTGCCGCCAGTCGCTGGTCCCCTACCTCGACCGCGACGAGGTCGTGAAGATCACCAAGCAGGGCTTCGAGTTCTTCGAGGACGCCTTCGACTTCCCCTACCCCTTCGGCAAGTACGACCAGCTCTACGTGCCGGAGTACAACATGGGCGCGATGGAGAACGCGGGCGCCGTGACGCTGCGCGACGAGTACCTGCCGCGCTCCAAGCAGCCGCGCTCCTTCTACGACTTCCGCGCCTCGGTGATCCTGCACGAGATGGCGCACATGTGGTTCGGCGACCTGGTCACCATGAAGTGGTGGGACGACCTCTGGCTCAACGAGTCCTTCGCCGAGTGGGCCTGCTACCACGCCCAGGCCAACGCGACCGAGTTCACCGACGCCTGGACCGGCTTCACCAACGCGCGCAAGCAGACCGGCTACCGCCAGGACCAGCTGCCCACCACGCACCCGATCGCCGCGGACAACTACGACCTGCAGGCCGTCGAGGTCAACTTCGACATGATCACCTACGCGAAGGGCGCCTCCGTCCTGAAGCAGCTGGTGGCGTGGGTCGGCCTGGAGCCGTTCCTGGAGGGCCTGAAGGCCTACTTCAAGGAGTTCGCCTACGGGAACTCCGAGTTCAAGGACCTGCTGCGCCACCTCGAGGCCGCCTCCGGCCGTGAGCTCCAGGGCTGGGCCCAGGAGTGGCTGCAGACCGCCGGCGTCAACACCCTCGCGCCCGAGTTCACGCTCGCCGAGGACGGCTCCTACGCCGCCTTCGCCGTGCGTCAGTCGGCCGCCGCCGACTACCCGACGCTCCGCCGCCACCGCATCGGCCTCGGCCTCTACGACCTCGTCGACGGCGCGCTCGTCCGCCGCGACGCGTTCGAGATCGACGTCACCGGCGAACTGACCTCGGTCCCCCAGCTCGAAGGCGTGAAGCAGCCCGACCTGCTGCTGCTCAACGAGGGCGACCTGACGTACGCGAAGATCCGGCTCGACGAGCGTTCGCTGGCCACCGCGCTGTCGTCGCTGTCGGCGCTGGACGACTCGCTCTCGCGCGCGCTGATCTGGGGTGCCGCGTGGGACATGACCCGCGACGCCGAGATGCGGGCCAGCGACTTCGTCGAGCTCGTGCTCGCCAACATCGGCCAGGAGACCGACGCCTGGGGCGTCACCCGGATCCCGGTCTTCGCCGCCCAGGCGGTCAACTCGTTCTCGGCTCCGGCCAACCGCGACGCCCTCAAGGCGCGCTGGGAGAGCGGGCTCAAGAGCCTGCTGGAGGCCGCCGCTCCGAGCAGCGACCACCAGCTGACCTTCGCCCGGACGTACGCCTCGGCAGCCCGCTCGAAGGCCGCGATCGCCGACCTCCAGGGGCTGCTCTCCGGCGACCTGGCCTACGATGGTCTCGAGATCGACCAGGACCTGCGCTGGGCGCTGGTCACCGGTCTGGCCGCCTCGGGCACCTTCGGTGAGGCCGAGATCGACGCCGAGCTCGAGCGCGACAACACCATCTCCGGCAAGGAGAAGGCCGCCGCCGCCCGCGCCGCGCAGCCCACGGCCGAGGCCAAGGAAGCCGCCTGGGACGCGGTCGTCGTCCGCACCGACGTCGCCAACGAGACCGCCCGCTCGATCGTGCTCTCGTTCCAGCGCAGCGGCCAGGACGAGGTGCTGGCGCCCTACATCGACCGCTACTTCGAGGCCGCCGACACCCTCTGGGACCACCTCGGCACCCACCGCGCCTCGACGGTGCTGGAGTTCATCTTCCCGAAGCCCGCCGCCTCCCCCGAGCTCCTGGAGAAGGCCGACAAGTGGCTCGAGACCTCCCCCGCCGAGCCCGCCGCCAAGCGGTTCGTCCGTGAGGGACGTGACGAGGTCGCCCGCGCCCTCGCCGCTCAGGAGCGCGACGCGCAGTAG
- a CDS encoding globin, giving the protein MVQVTFYEEIGGMDTIRTIVAKFYEGVATDELMRPMYPEEDLGPAQERLTLFLAQYWGGPTTYSEQRGHPRLRMRHAPFEVTSEARDRWLQHFREGLDAAGLTPEQDAQFWAYAEHAANFMINTPG; this is encoded by the coding sequence ATGGTTCAAGTGACGTTCTATGAGGAGATCGGCGGGATGGACACCATCCGCACGATCGTGGCCAAGTTCTACGAGGGCGTGGCGACCGACGAGCTGATGCGGCCGATGTATCCCGAGGAGGATCTCGGTCCGGCGCAGGAGCGGCTGACCCTCTTCCTGGCGCAGTACTGGGGCGGCCCGACCACCTACTCCGAGCAGCGCGGACACCCGCGGCTGCGGATGCGTCACGCCCCGTTCGAGGTCACCTCGGAGGCTCGGGACCGCTGGCTGCAGCACTTCCGCGAGGGCCTCGACGCCGCCGGCCTGACCCCCGAGCAGGACGCGCAGTTCTGGGCGTACGCCGAGCATGCCGCAAACTTCATGATCAACACTCCCGGGTGA
- a CDS encoding OsmC family peroxiredoxin — MATTRTATTVWEGTLFEGAGKVTLDSSGLGTYDVTWVARSQEPSGKTSPEELIAAAHSSCFSMAFSNGLADNGTPPTSLETSAEVEFTPGKGITGIKLTTRGVVEGLDNETFVSLAEGAKAGCPVSQALAGTTITLDAALA; from the coding sequence ATGGCCACCACCCGCACCGCCACCACCGTCTGGGAGGGCACCCTCTTCGAGGGCGCCGGCAAGGTGACGCTGGACTCCTCGGGCCTGGGGACGTACGACGTCACCTGGGTGGCCCGCTCGCAGGAGCCCAGCGGCAAGACCAGCCCCGAGGAGCTCATCGCCGCCGCCCACTCGTCCTGCTTCTCGATGGCCTTCTCCAACGGCCTCGCCGACAACGGCACCCCGCCGACCAGCCTGGAGACCAGCGCCGAGGTCGAGTTCACCCCGGGCAAGGGCATCACCGGCATCAAGCTCACCACCCGCGGTGTGGTCGAGGGCCTCGACAACGAGACCTTCGTCAGCCTGGCCGAGGGCGCCAAGGCCGGCTGCCCGGTCAGCCAGGCGCTCGCCGGCACCACGATCACCCTCGACGCCGCCCTCGCCTGA
- a CDS encoding CHAP domain-containing protein has product MPLKSQKHQYSQKPRRVGKPGGALRRTLVTGAVLLLVGLGVQVIPKLASPAHAGSITLCSGFSDCRSKGYSTAGYESAWGSMYWRMYAGRNCTNYVAYKLIQTGLPNARPWSGEGNATNWGVALSRMTDRTPTVGSVAWWHSSHPSASRFGHVAIVERVSENSITISESNYGSDLSWRRIGKDSVNYPTGFIHFNDQRLSVTKRPTIEGTAQVGKAVTVNTGSWSPNPNKIRYQWIVDKKPIPGATNKTFRIPGYLAGKQIAAVLTGTRRDYTEAKTMSEILPPIKQGTFKVLAQPKITGTQKVGSTVAVGGADYEPSAKIGEVRWYADKTLIARSTSRFLKVPATASGKRIGAVVVGVQEGYRPKQSYAFADTLVGGGKAPQQPMEPVEPPPSGTLTQTAAGFVKGGTRLGGLMQVDPGSYSEEVDLSYQWTREGAPISGATSHKYYPTASDVGHRLSVTVVARSGNGETLSKTYGPSGRVRVKPRVNVVATDGSGQTKVDVDVTASGYTPTGSVTIVTNGDRKVTQELSGGSTSVTFVKLPPDEYVVKVYYRGDEVAYWASGGDWATVS; this is encoded by the coding sequence GTGCCCCTCAAGTCACAGAAACACCAGTATTCACAGAAGCCGCGCCGGGTGGGGAAGCCCGGCGGGGCGCTGCGCCGGACCTTGGTCACCGGCGCGGTTCTGCTGCTCGTCGGCCTCGGTGTACAAGTCATCCCAAAGTTGGCATCACCGGCGCACGCGGGCTCCATCACGCTCTGCTCCGGCTTCTCGGACTGCCGCAGCAAGGGCTACTCCACCGCCGGCTACGAAAGTGCCTGGGGAAGCATGTACTGGCGCATGTACGCCGGTCGGAACTGCACCAACTACGTCGCGTACAAGCTCATCCAGACCGGCCTGCCGAACGCTCGCCCCTGGTCGGGCGAGGGCAACGCGACCAACTGGGGCGTGGCGCTGAGCAGGATGACGGACCGGACCCCGACGGTGGGCTCGGTCGCCTGGTGGCACTCCTCGCACCCGAGCGCGAGCCGCTTCGGGCACGTCGCGATCGTCGAGCGGGTCAGCGAGAACTCGATCACGATCTCGGAGTCCAACTACGGCAGCGACCTCAGCTGGCGCCGGATCGGCAAGGACTCGGTGAACTACCCGACCGGGTTCATCCACTTCAACGACCAGCGACTCTCGGTCACCAAGCGGCCCACGATCGAGGGCACGGCGCAGGTCGGTAAGGCGGTCACGGTCAACACCGGCTCGTGGAGCCCGAACCCGAACAAGATCCGTTACCAGTGGATCGTCGACAAGAAGCCGATCCCCGGTGCGACCAACAAGACCTTCCGCATCCCCGGCTACCTCGCGGGCAAGCAGATCGCGGCGGTGCTCACCGGCACCCGCCGGGACTACACCGAGGCCAAGACGATGAGCGAGATCCTGCCGCCGATCAAGCAGGGCACGTTCAAGGTCCTGGCGCAGCCGAAGATCACCGGCACCCAGAAGGTCGGCTCGACGGTCGCCGTCGGCGGAGCGGACTACGAGCCGTCGGCCAAGATCGGCGAGGTCAGGTGGTACGCCGACAAGACCCTGATCGCCCGCAGCACGTCCCGCTTCCTGAAGGTGCCGGCAACGGCCTCCGGAAAGAGGATCGGTGCGGTCGTCGTCGGTGTCCAGGAGGGCTACCGCCCGAAGCAGTCGTACGCCTTCGCCGACACCCTGGTCGGTGGCGGCAAGGCACCGCAGCAGCCGATGGAGCCGGTCGAGCCGCCGCCCAGCGGCACCCTGACCCAGACCGCGGCCGGCTTCGTGAAGGGCGGCACCCGTCTCGGCGGCCTGATGCAGGTCGACCCGGGCAGCTACAGCGAGGAGGTCGACCTCTCCTACCAGTGGACGCGCGAAGGCGCGCCGATCTCCGGTGCGACGAGCCACAAGTACTACCCGACCGCCTCCGACGTCGGTCACCGGCTCAGCGTCACCGTGGTCGCCCGCTCCGGCAACGGCGAGACGCTGAGCAAGACGTACGGCCCCAGCGGCCGGGTGCGCGTCAAGCCCCGCGTCAACGTGGTGGCGACCGACGGGTCGGGCCAGACCAAGGTCGACGTGGACGTGACCGCGTCCGGCTACACCCCGACCGGCAGCGTCACGATCGTGACCAACGGCGACCGCAAGGTCACCCAGGAGCTCAGCGGAGGGTCCACCAGCGTCACCTTCGTCAAGCTCCCGCCGGACGAGTACGTCGTGAAGGTCTACTACCGCGGCGACGAGGTCGCCTACTGGGCGAGCGGGGGTGACTGGGCCACGGTCAGCTGA